From Acidobacteriota bacterium, the proteins below share one genomic window:
- the rplV gene encoding 50S ribosomal protein L22: MEAKAQLKYLKVSPQKVRLVADLIRGRRVDDAIQILRFTKKSCSGDLEKLLLSAIANAENKEAAPDVDDLVVSRIVVDDGPREKRVQPAPMGRAFRILKRQSHVTIHVSDDVKPKGARNS; the protein is encoded by the coding sequence ATGGAAGCGAAAGCACAGCTCAAATATCTGAAGGTGTCGCCACAGAAGGTCCGGCTCGTGGCCGACCTGATCCGCGGCCGCCGCGTCGACGATGCGATCCAGATCCTCCGATTCACGAAGAAGTCGTGCTCCGGAGATCTCGAGAAGCTTCTGCTGTCGGCCATCGCCAACGCAGAAAACAAAGAGGCGGCGCCGGACGTGGACGACCTCGTGGTATCGCGCATCGTCGTCGACGACGGACCGCGTGAGAAGCGTGTCCAGCCAGCACCGATGGGCCGGGCATTCCGAATTCTGAAGCGACAGAGTCACGTGACCATTCACGTCTCTGACGACGTGAAGCCGAAGGGCGCTCGAAACAGCTAA